Proteins encoded by one window of Salvia splendens isolate huo1 chromosome 5, SspV2, whole genome shotgun sequence:
- the LOC121805674 gene encoding imidazoleglycerol-phosphate dehydratase 2, chloroplastic-like isoform X2, whose product MDPTVTRAADDNGSPAVTTAQGGRIGEVKRVTKETNVSVKINLDGDAVAENNTGIPFLDHMLDQLASHGLFDVHVKAVGDIHIDDHHTNEDVALAIGTAMLQALGDRKGINRFGDFSAPLDEALVHVSLDLSGRPHLGYDLHIPTERVGTYDTQLVEHFFQSLVNTSGMTLHIRQLAGKNSHHIIEATFKAFARALRQATEYDPRRRGSIPSSKGVLSRT is encoded by the exons ATGGATCCCACGGTCACTCGCGCGGCCGACGATAACGGCTCGCCGGCGGTAACTACAGCTCAAG GAGGAAGAATTGGAGAGGTTAAGAGGGTTACGAAGGAGACGAATGTGAGTGTGAAGATTAATCTGGATGGTGACGCCGTGGCTGAAAACAACACGGGCATTCCTTTCCTCGATCACATGTTAGAT CAACTTGCTTCACATGGATTATTTGATGTTCATGTGAAGGCTGTTGGGGATATTCATATTGATGATCATCACACAAACGAAGACGTAGCCCTTGCAATTGGGACA GCTATGCTGCAGGCACTTGGTGATAGGAAAGGAATCAACCGGTTCGGGGACTTCTCAGCTCCTCTCGATGAAGCTCTAGTACATGTTTCACTG GATCTCTCTGGAAGGCCACATTTGGGTTATGATCTGCATATACCAACAGAAAGAGTAGGAACTTATGACACACAG CTGGTGGAGCACTTTTTTCAGTCCTTGGTCAATACCTCTGGAATGACACTACACATACGACAG CTTGCTGGGAAAAATTCTCACCACATCATAGAGGCAACTTTCAAGGCCTTTGCAAGGGCTCTCCGGCAAGCAACAGAATATGATCCGCGTCGTCGTGGAAGTATTCCAAG CTCGAAAGGTGTTCTTTCACGCACGTGA
- the LOC121805674 gene encoding imidazoleglycerol-phosphate dehydratase 1, chloroplastic-like isoform X1, with translation MELSIPHRSLIHSNFSHSRLRNSPLHPSQRLLLPVHLPQRKVPILSTHLPSSSMDPTVTRAADDNGSPAVTTAQGGRIGEVKRVTKETNVSVKINLDGDAVAENNTGIPFLDHMLDQLASHGLFDVHVKAVGDIHIDDHHTNEDVALAIGTAMLQALGDRKGINRFGDFSAPLDEALVHVSLDLSGRPHLGYDLHIPTERVGTYDTQLVEHFFQSLVNTSGMTLHIRQLAGKNSHHIIEATFKAFARALRQATEYDPRRRGSIPSSKGVLSRT, from the exons ATGGAGCTCTCAATCCCTCACCGTTCCCTCATCCATTCCAATTTCTCTCACTCGCGTCTTCGTAACTCGCCACTTCATCCCTCGCAGCGTCTTCTCCTCCCCGTACACCTTCCGCAGCGGAAGGTACCCATCCTCTCCACTCACCTTCCATCATCTTCAATGGATCCCACGGTCACTCGCGCGGCCGACGATAACGGCTCGCCGGCGGTAACTACAGCTCAAG GAGGAAGAATTGGAGAGGTTAAGAGGGTTACGAAGGAGACGAATGTGAGTGTGAAGATTAATCTGGATGGTGACGCCGTGGCTGAAAACAACACGGGCATTCCTTTCCTCGATCACATGTTAGAT CAACTTGCTTCACATGGATTATTTGATGTTCATGTGAAGGCTGTTGGGGATATTCATATTGATGATCATCACACAAACGAAGACGTAGCCCTTGCAATTGGGACA GCTATGCTGCAGGCACTTGGTGATAGGAAAGGAATCAACCGGTTCGGGGACTTCTCAGCTCCTCTCGATGAAGCTCTAGTACATGTTTCACTG GATCTCTCTGGAAGGCCACATTTGGGTTATGATCTGCATATACCAACAGAAAGAGTAGGAACTTATGACACACAG CTGGTGGAGCACTTTTTTCAGTCCTTGGTCAATACCTCTGGAATGACACTACACATACGACAG CTTGCTGGGAAAAATTCTCACCACATCATAGAGGCAACTTTCAAGGCCTTTGCAAGGGCTCTCCGGCAAGCAACAGAATATGATCCGCGTCGTCGTGGAAGTATTCCAAG CTCGAAAGGTGTTCTTTCACGCACGTGA
- the LOC121804362 gene encoding uncharacterized protein LOC121804362, with protein MNVMEGGVGSGVLKKKSSSGCLIIKKASANKSSGGGLGGFCDSSSKGKKRGRLVASGSDSSSRSSSDDDESLELMRRKMSEKRLKGSAGCKRNEEVSAEKKRSRLDLFEFDEYDEFEFDGKKMRNEYTQDRFKRVGRNDGGDVKERKHGSYFNGSSSGRSKNAGGSGVRSKGFGSSDDEAHMPISLLKTKYQETAGESIRLQGKNGVLKVMVNKKKRMDVPSQHKNLEPLVADLPVYSDSKTSKSRGLIVGKERSGGKGKEEIKLEKVNPTSNKKRKARDSGVNETDEVLATPRPQACSSKKAVKKEAERSPSTEISPPVKGKEGKESGVKRSGNTEKQMLREKIRGMLIDAGWSIDYRPRRNRDYLDAVYINPGGTAYWSIIKAYDAFKKHLGEDGDKVKAKVGSPSFAPLSEDLINKLTRQTKKKIAEELRRKRKKDSMTKSAKKSAVKEDEDSSDDDDQSEERLSSYMKQNQKLHGKSGKVDQDSDDDLSDDSLDRKPRKVKFGKPSASSKSNPVQGRTSKVIGRCTLLVRGSDRGGNSDYDGYVPYGGKRTVLAWLIDSGTAKLSEKVQYMNRRRTEVVLEGWITREGIHCGCCSKILTVSKFELHAGSKLRQPFQNIFLESGSSLLQCQIDAWNSQEESLHRDFFTVDVDGDDPDDDTCGICGDGGDLICCDSCPSTFHQICLGIQMLPSGDWHCPNCICKYCGLANKNIAGENDTSCSELNRCNVCEKKYHNSCIERPHLQPSSCSASFCGPKCQEIYSHIQKILGIKHELEAGITWSIIQRSDVSDASQRGFPSRVECNSKLAVALSVMDECFLPIIDRRSGINIIHNVVYNCGSNFNRLNYRGFYTAILERGDEVLAAASIRLHGDRLAEMPFIGTREIYRRQGMCRRLLSSIETELSSLKIGQLIIPAISEHLNTWTAVFGFEELEGSLKKEIKSMNMLVFPGTDMLQKQLAKHKGSDGVMVSEPTTNQPPSPALVEKSEASLSEEQNRRASSDSGGCPTSKSSDDVDALVSESPIPAIPSDYACESKQKECSDNLKCSLISGDGNVSNEGHRSIEPLEDNDSIPPVKAVEKDGCKIEDSRTPTCSENASEDAPLSKPVKNSPLSKTLSGGCVGSFPSPISDVSAEVNNGTSNGDDEESVVPSNANSDHEVFDAKTDGVDPGVVQDIPDLAESDKPDADAKTDGVCPSAVQDTPDCTESDKPEGDPKTNGVDPIVVRDTPDCTESDKPDIDPKTNGVDPNVVQDTPDCMESDKPDGDCKTNGVDPSGVQDTPDCTESDKPNGDAKTDGIDPGAKPDRDAKTDGIDSGVVQDTPDRAESDQPIQPDGDAKTDGVFVKDTRDTTDEPSRER; from the exons ATGAATGTAATGGAAGGGGGAGTAGGATCAGGagtgttgaagaagaagagctCGTCTGGATGTTTGATTATTAAAAAGGCGAGCGCTAATAAGAGCTCTGGGGGAGGATTGGGGGGTTTTTGTGACAGCAGTAGTAAGGGAAAAAAGAGGGGTAGATTGGTTGCTAGTGGATCGGATTCGAGTTCGAGATCGAGTAGTGATGATGACGAGTCTTTGGAGCTTATGAGAAGAAAAATGAGTGAGAAGAGGTTGAAGGGCTCAGCGGGATGTAAGAGGAATGAGGAGGTTAGTGCTGAGAAAAAGAGAAGTAGGTTGGATTTGTTTGAGTTCGATGAGTATGATGAGTTTGAATTTGATGGGAAGAAGATGAGGAATGAGTATACGCAGGATAGATTCAAGAGGGTTGGGAGGAATGATGGCGGTGATGTGAAGGAGCGGAAACATGGTTCGTATTTCAATGGCTCCAGTAGTGGGAGGAGTAAGAATGCAGGGGGCAGTGGCGTGAGGAGTAAAGGATTTGGTTCGTCTGATGATGAAGCACACATGCCGATTTCTTTGTTGAAGACGAAATATCAGGAGACGGCTGGTGAGTCGATCAGACTGCAGGGGAAGAACGGGGTGCTGAAGGTTATGGTTAATAAGAAGAAAAGGATGGATGTTCCTTCTCAGCATAAGAATCTTGAACCTTTGGTGGCGGATTTACCTGTTTATTCGGATTCAAAGACATCAAAAAGTCGAGGCTTGATAGTTGGCAAGGAAAGAAGTGGTGGGAAGGGGAAAGAGGAGATAAAGTTGGAAAAGGTGAATCCTACTTCAAACAAAAAAAGGAAGGCTAGAGATTCAGGTGTCAATGAGACTGATGAAGTTTTGGCAACGCCCAGACCTCAAGCTTGTAGCTCAAAGAAAGCAGTGAAGAAGGAGGCAGAAAGGTCTCCTAGCACTGAAATTTCTCCTCCTGTTAAAGGCAAGGAAGGTAAAGAAAGCGGCGTAAAGCGTAGTGGAAATActgaaaagcaaatgttgcgtGAGAAGATAAGAGGGATGTTGATCGATGCAGGATGGAGTATAGATTATAGACCAAGACGAAACAGAGATTACTTAGATGCTGTGTACATCAACCCTGGTGGAACGGCCTACTGGTCGATTATCAAGGCTTATGATGCGTTTAAGAAGCACTTGGGTGAAGACGGTGATAAAGTAAAAGCAAAGGTCGGTTCCCCCTCATTTGCTCCTCTGTCTGAAGATCTGATAAATAAACTTAcgagacaaaccaaaaagaaaattgcTGAAGAATtgagaagaaagagaaagaaagatagcATGACTAAGAGTGCTAAGAAATCTGCTGTAAAAGAGGATGAAGACAGTTCAGACGATGATGATCAGAGTGAGGAGCGGTTAAGTTCTTATATGAAACAGAATCAGAAGTTGCACGGAAAGTCAGGTAAAGTGGATCAAGATAGTGACGATGATTTAAGTGATGATTCACTCGATAGGAAGCCAAGGAAGGTAAAATTTGGAAAACCTTCTGCTTCTTCCAAGTCTAATCCTGTACAGGGAAGAACAAGTAAAGTAATTGGGAGATGCACCCTCCTGGTCCGTGGCTCTGACCGGGGTGGTAACTCAGACTATGATGGATACGTTCCATATGGGGGAAAAAGGACAGTTTTGGCTTGGCTAATTGACTCTGGGACAGCAAAGTTAAGTGAAAAGGTGCAGTATATGAACCGCAGAAGGACAGAGGTTGTGTTAGAAGGTTGGATCACAAGAGAGGGAATCCACTGTGGCTGCTGCAGTAAAATCCTTACTGTCTCCAAATTTGAGCTGCATGCTGGCAGCAAGCTGCGTCAGCCGTTCCAGAATATATTTTTGGAGTCTGGATCCTCCCTTTTGCAGTGCCAAATTGATGCATGGAACAGTCAAGAGGAGTCCTTGCATCGGGATTTCTTCACTGTTGATGTGGATGGAGATGACCCAGATGACGATACTTGCGGCATTTGTGGTGATGGAGGGGACTTGATCTGTTGTGATAGTTGCCCATCAACTTTTCATCAAATCTGTTTAGGAATACAG ATGCTTCCTTCAGGTGATTGGCACTGTCCAAACTGTATATGCAAATATTGCGGACTTGCCAATAAAAATATAGCTGGAGAAAATGATACTAGTTGCAGTGAACTTAATAGATGCAACGTTTGTGAGAAAAAAT ATCACAACTCATGCATTGAGAGGCCACACCTGCAACCAAGTTCTTGCAGTGCATCTTTCTGTGGACCGAAGTGCCAGGAG ATATATAGCCACATACAGAAGATTCTTGGAATCAAACATGAATTGGAAGCTGGAATAACATGGTCCATTATTCAACGATCAGATGTGTCAGATGCCTCGCAACGTGGATTTCCTTCAAGGGTCGAATGCAACTCTAAGTTAGCTGTTGCATTATCTGTTATGGATGAGTGTTTTTTGCCTATCATTGACAGGAGAAGTGGGATAAATATAATACATAATGTGGTCTACAATTGCGG ATCAAATTTCAATCGTCTGAACTATCGTGGATTTTATACAGCAATATTGGAGCGAGGTGATGAAGTATTAGCCGCAGCATCAATCAG GCTCCATGGAGATCGTCTTGCTGAGATGCCATTTATTGGGACTCGTGAGATCTATAGGCGTCAAGGAATGTGTCGCCGACTTTTATCCTCAATTGAAACT GAACTCAGTTCTCTCAAGATCGGGCAATTGATCATTCCTGCCATATCGGAGCATTTGAACACATGGACCGCTGTATTTGGTTTCGAGGAACTTGAGGGTTCCcttaagaaagaaatcaagtccatgaatatgTTGGTGTTTCCGGGGACGGATATGCTGCAGAAACAGTTAGCAAAGCATAAAGGTTCCGATG GTGTCATGGTTTCTGAACCAACTACAAACCAACCTCCGTCGCCTGCTTTGGTTGAGAAATCTGAGGCTAGTTTGTCTGAGGAACAGAATAGACGGGCGAGCAGCGATTCTGGGGGATGCCCGACGTCCAAGAGCagtgatgatgttgatgctttGGTTTCAGAGTCTCCCATACCAGCCATTCCTTCAGATTATGCGTGTGAAAGCAAGCAGAAAGAGTGCTCTGATAATTTGAAATGCTCTCTCATCTCTGGAGATGGTAACGTCTCCAATGAGGGGCACAGATCGATAGAACCTCTTGAAGATAATGATTCCATCCCACCAGTGAAGGCTGTAGAAAAAGATGGGTGCAAAATCGAAGATTCTAGAACTCCAACTTGCTCGGAGAATGCTTCTGAAGATGCCCCCTTGTCAAAACCTGTCAAAAACTCCCCCCTGTCAAAAACTCTAAGTGGTGGTTGTGTTGGATCGTTTCCTTCCCCTATTTCGGATGTTTCTGCGGAAGTTAACAATGGAACTTCAAATGGCGACGACGAAGAAAGTGTTGTGCCATCAAATGCCAACTCGGATCATGAGGTGTTTGATGCAAAAACCGATGGTGTCGATCCAGGTGTCGTTCAGGACATCCCTGATCTCGCTGAAAGTGATAAACCCGATGCAGATGCCAAAACCGATGGTGTCTGTCCAAGTGCCGTCCAGGACACTCCTGATTGCACGGAAAGTGATAAACCCGAGGGAGATCCCAAAACCAATGGTGTTGATCCAATTGTCGTCCGGGACACTCCTGATTGCACGGAAAGTGATAAGCCCGACATTGATCCCAAAACCAATGGTGTAGATCCAAATGTCGTCCAGGACACTCCTGATTGCATGGAAAGTGATAAACCTGACGGAGATTGCAAAACCAATGGTGTTGATCCAAGTGGCGTCCAGGACACTCCTGATTGCACTGAAAGTGATAAACCCAACGGAGATGCAAAAACCGATGGCATTGATCCAGGCGCTAAACCCGACAGAGATGCAAAAACTGATGGGATCGATTCAGGTGTCGTCCAGGACACACCCGATCGTGCTGAAAGTGACCAACCGATCCAACCCGATGGTGATGCAAAAACTGATGGCGTCTTTGTCAAGGACACTCGTGATACCACTGATGAACCCAGCAGAGAAAGGTAG